TCGACGATCGTTACAAACTAAGTTCAAACCCTCCCACCCTGAATCAGCTTAGGGTGGGAGGGCGTTTCATTAATAAAAGGAAATGCGATGATAAAAAAACTTGCCGTAATATTTTCAGTTGTTTTCCTGACTGCTTCCTTGGCTTATGGAGCGGAAAAAACGGCGGTGAAAAAGGCCCCGGTCAAAACTACTGTAAAGAAAGCTGCGGCCTTGCCTCCAGTTGCGGTTGTTTCAACTTCGGAAGCGCCGGTCAAAAAGCTAATTACTTTCAAAGACCTGAAGAAGGGCCCGGCTTACGACTTTGTCATGAAAATGGTCAATGATTATCAGGTGATCTCCGGTTATCCGGACGGGACCTTCAAAGGGACCAAGACGATCAACCGGGCGGAGTTTGCCAAGATCGTGACCAACGCCCTCGATTATGTGGAAAAGAAATATGAGATATCTTTAGCCGATGAGCCGGCCGATTCAAATGTGACTTTTAAGGATTTTAAGGCCAAACACTGGGCCTATCCTTTCGCTTCAAAACTTATTGCCAAATACAAGCTCTTCTCCGGTTATCCGGATGGAACTTTTAAGCCCGGCAAGACGATCAACCGTTTTGAGATGGCGACGGTCCTCTCCAAAACCTTGAGGTTGATCTATGATCGTTGCGAAGTGACCATGCCCCAGCCGTCGAGCAAAGAGGTGGTCGCGCTCAAAGACGTAAAAAAGAACCACTGGGCGATGAAAGATATTCAGCTGATGCTTTATACCAAGATCATGACGGCGACCTCCGCGAACAAACTGAAATATTTCAAGGGGAACGCCAATGTCAATCGCTATGATGTGGCGATCGCCGGCGTTAAACTAATCAAGCTATCCGACTCGGCAATCGCTTCTCTTTCGGCCGAAAAGCTGGCCGCCCTCCGCAAGAAGAGCGCCGGTCCGGCGGCTGCCGCGCTCCCGGACGAAAAGGACTTGATCGCGAAATCGGTTGTTATTCCAAGTAAACCGCAAACATCGCTGGCCGGCGGCTACGGCGGGGTATACGAGAAGGGCTCGGCAACCGATAATTGGCGCGGCTTAAGCCTGGCTGGAACTTACGCCGACAAGTTTTCAGTTTTAGGGCTTTCCGGTAACTACGAGATGACCGGCAAATATGGTTATAATCAGGTTGTTTACACCGTGCCTAATAGCAACGGGGGGGGCGGCCTATCCGCTTCGATCAATAACGAACACCGCCTGGAGCTGGAAGCGAATACCACCTATCCAGTGCTTGATTTCTACGGAATTAAAGGGAAGGTTCTGCTTGGAGCTAAGCATTTTTACTTGCGGAACGAATCGGCTCC
This window of the Candidatus Margulisiibacteriota bacterium genome carries:
- a CDS encoding S-layer homology domain-containing protein: MIKKLAVIFSVVFLTASLAYGAEKTAVKKAPVKTTVKKAAALPPVAVVSTSEAPVKKLITFKDLKKGPAYDFVMKMVNDYQVISGYPDGTFKGTKTINRAEFAKIVTNALDYVEKKYEISLADEPADSNVTFKDFKAKHWAYPFASKLIAKYKLFSGYPDGTFKPGKTINRFEMATVLSKTLRLIYDRCEVTMPQPSSKEVVALKDVKKNHWAMKDIQLMLYTKIMTATSANKLKYFKGNANVNRYDVAIAGVKLIKLSDSAIASLSAEKLAALRKKSAGPAAAALPDEKDLIAKSVVIPSKPQTSLAGGYGGVYEKGSATDNWRGLSLAGTYADKFSVLGLSGNYEMTGKYGYNQVVYTVPNSNGGGGLSASINNEHRLELEANTTYPVLDFYGIKGKVLLGAKHFYLRNESAPSSFTGFNAGVVSSAKIWDRDLLVKAFYSLPLIRTQLTPSVQGQPIQLFDYEASVNATVFDLPMLVGLTGETMLFSGGDNRYYNMLFARYFL